The Humulus lupulus chromosome 7, drHumLupu1.1, whole genome shotgun sequence region ataaaatatgtttaatataatgtatgatataaatatattaaaaaattatgacaaaatattgtctataattttaatgaaaatcagttcatatttttttcaatatataatataataaattataattctataatatatataaatatttatatcaataatctctacataaaAGAATATGTATTGTAGTGAATAAGCTTTCTGTTGTAATAGATTTTGTAactattttagttttttttacagCTGTTCTAACAGCTCTGTAACTAACTTGGTTTCACACTCGCGTATTGAACTTCTTTGCTcgtcacatatatatatatatatatatatatcatgaagAGCCTCAGGTGTTAGTTTTGAGCTCTGCATTTTCTCTCAGTTTCAATCTCCACTCTTTGCTTTGCCATTGTTTTCTCTGTTTTTCTATTGAGTTTTCTGAACTCGTAtggacataaatatatatttacatgactacatgacatatatataaaaggaAATTTTACCCTTTATGCatcataatatatttaattttttttaaatgacaacaTAAAAATTCTCCCCATATTATGCCCCCTCTTATATTTTGGACACAAATACCCTCCTCCCCTCCTCACTCAAATTTAACACttcactctctctatctctttctctcatcCCTCATTTACAGCCATTTTTTCACAGCTCGGAGGTGGAACGGATTGGAAGTTTCTTGGcatttttaagagaaaaaatcatgggtaagtatcattttattaatttacTTATGAATATGAAATGCCATAGTTAGAAATTAGATTTGAACTGTTCCGCAGttgagtttatatttttttctgcaacttttgAACTGTTCTTCGGATCTGAGATTTCCAAAATCGATAGTacatcgatgctccatcgattcCCAATCGATTCCATGTCGATGCTAATGCGAACATCTAAATTAGATGATATtttcgatgtaatatcgatggtGTATCGATGTTGCATCGATgtcatatatgttgatttggttcagcGTCGATATGGACTCGATATGGactcgatgtggcatcgatattacatcgaaaTTGAATCGCATACATAGGGCAACCATCAACATCGATTCCACATCGATTCTACATCGATTCCATATCGATACTGAGGCAAATTTCGACGTTAGTAtcgatgtaatatcgatggtgtatcgaaatgcaatcgatgccatatatgtttatttggttcagcgtcgatgtagcatcgatgtggcatcgatgtaacatcgacgctgaaccaaataaacatatatggcatcgatggcatttcgatacaccatcgatattacatcgaTACTAACGTCAAATATATAATTTCGATGTTGGTATCGATGATGTATCGATGGTGGtatcgatgttgaatcgatgccatatatgtttatttggttcagcgtcggtaaggcatcgatgtggcatcgaaatGGTATCGCATCGAAAtggcaaccatcagcatcgatgatgcatcgaaatgtcatcgatgtggcatcgattttGAACTACAATACAGATTTTCATAGGCATCGATTTACCATCGATTCTTCATAgattacactttatttttataattttcttatgtttttttttttgtaaatttgcaggttccagagttaatataattgtttcttacaacggtgtttgggaacagaaaggagaaaaatggaatttcaaagctggttcgaacactataatacatgtaccaattgatgttggttacatagaattattggagaagttgtattcaaagttgaaagtggataggtcattgtttgacttaaagttggaagtgtcgtttacatgcaatgattttagtgtagatcccattgaaatcacagatgatgaaggagttagtgctcttattcttgaaaattcaaagtccttaaaacatcgggttcctttatgcgttagttcgattgcaaagaacattgctcttattgatccatctcctagagcgagTGTTAATATGGAAAATCATAATCAATCATGCACGGCTATTCCACAAACAGCTACTGGGCCAAGTGTATGCATGGGAGGTCCTAGTCATAATGAAACTATTTTTCCCCCAACAAATCTCCCGCATGATGATGGGTATGAGTATGAgccttatgtcaatgacgatccagttgccctttttggtgatgatgatgaaagagttGAGGGGTGCAGTAGTTCTGATGATAACTCAGAGGATCAGTTGTCGATGCTACATGTGGTTCAAGTAGATAATTTAAATGTACGACCATTGCCAAGTCGTCAAGAAAGCCAAGGACGGAGGACTACTGGATCAGAGAGCAGTCGTCCAACTACACAAGATGATGgaaatagatggagttctccagcgTATACTGCTAAAGATATCCCATGCCCCTCTTATGTTATCCCCACGTTATCTGGGGTGAGTTGTGGAGTAATAGAAGTTGGGAAAGTTTTTGAGAACAACTTAGAGTTGAAGACAAAGGCACACTTGTATGCAATGAAGCAGAACttcgagtttgtggtgaagaagtcaggtactgaagtttggtatatcacttgcaaggatcctgattgtgggtggagattgagggggaagagaattcctaaatctgatatgttcgagataactcgtttcaccaacaaacacacttgctcacttgacctccgacataaaggccatcgccaagctgcaccttgggttattggtcattgcataaagaaaaaatatcagactggatcgaatgcgtacatggcaaacaacataagagaggacattaagaatgattatggcattgagttatcatatggaaaagcttggagatgccgagagaaggctctttcttatgtcagagggacactggAAGCATCCTACCAGAAGTTACCATCGTACCTGTTCATGCTTCAACAGAAAAATCCCGGGACGTTGACAGATTTTGTCACTGAGGAAGATCGATTCAAATATTGCTTTTTCTCACTCGGAGTTAGTAGAAGAGGGTTTCGTACATGTCGTCCTGTGTTATGTGTGGACGATACCTTTTTAAAGACAAAATACGGTGGGCAGATGTTATGTGCAGTCGCACTGGATGCAAATAACCATCTATATCCAGTTGCATTTGGTATTGTGGATAGTGAGAATCatgattcttggaagtatttcatgtcaaAGCTAAAAGAAGCGATTGGGGAAGTCGAGGACCTGGCGTTTGTATCTGACAGGCATGCAAGTATTACACATGCCTTGGAAACTATTTTCCCCGATGCCTATCATGGTgcttgctaccaccacattagtatgaatgtggttgctaaattcaagactgaTCATTGTCATGTGTTGATGTATAATGCGGCATATGCTTTTAGGAAATTCGAGTTCCACGCTAACTtcgaaaaaatcaaatcaaaagaccCAGCCATTGCTCAATACCTAGAAGGAATGGGTTTTGATAAGTGGTCCCGTGCTTACTTTCCTAGAAATGGGTATGTCATTGTcaattgtattttaatttttgaaatcttCTAAATGTATGTTACTATTAAATTTTAGTTTTCCTGGATACTAGgtataatataatgacaagcaattacgctgaaagtttcaacaataagACCCGGGACGCTAGGAGCTTTCCGATAACTACATTCGTCGAATTTATTCGCTTCACACTACAGTCCTGGTTCTGTAATAGGAGAGAAACTAGCGAGAAGACAACTACCACTCTTGCACCGACCTATGAGAAAAATTTGGTGGATATGGCTGAGAAAGCTCGATTCTTGATTCCTTATGCAATAGGGAGGCATGAGTTCCATGTGTTAGATGGTGAGCTGAATGGTGAAGTCGACCTCCTGAATAAGACATGCACATGCGGCGTGTTTCAGATTATTGGTATCCCATGTGCTCATGCACTATCTGGATCCCTTAAGCGAGGGGTGAACTTTTATTCGTTGTGTTCAGATTACTATAAAATTGAGAAATGGAGGTCCTCTTACATAGAATCTATATATCCTACTAGTAACGAGGAAGAGTGGATTGTTCCACATGACATTATGACAATAACAGTGAGAACACCTGCGCAGAAAAACCCGgttggtcgtccaaagaagaaacaaggtaggcCTAAGACGAAACGTCATCCTTCCAATGGAGATAAATTGGTTGTTCCACGCAAGTGCAGCACTTGTGGAGGTCTAGGCCATAATAGGGCAACTTGTAAAGTTCGTGTTTGAAATTTATGGCATCAATGTTAAACTTTTTATTTGGGTACTAATGGTCTTTGTtactctttttatttgtgtattgatggactttgttactctttctatttgtgtattaatggactttgttactctttatatttgtgtattaatggactTTGTTAATCGAAACGACATTTTTTATATACAATACTAAGGAGAAATATACTATTGTGTGTCATCGAAATCAAAATAAATGTTCTAACATTAAGGGTACACATTCTCATAAAAAATGTCGATGCATAATTTATCCCTGAAGTACTGAATGTTGTCCTCGATGGCATATGATAAGGGAATGTCTCCAAGAATGAACTCCAAGTGTTTGATGGCGAATACACCGCAATCTCCGCTGAAACCAAGAAATCTTTATTGTGAGTGTATTGAAAATTAAAGGAGAACATTATTGAAAATATGAATTTAGTACGTCTACCTGGTTCTAGACTGTGGGACAATATCAGTGGACATGCGCCGCCAATCAAAGTTTGGAACGGTGATCTTCGGTCTAGCTATTTTTAACTTGGGGTGTCCTTTAAACATACCAGAAGCGTTGAGTAAAGATGGAAGCATCCTAGTCCAAGGCTCCATCAACTCAGACAACTTATTATGGCTAAAGTTAGAATGATCTGAGTCAAATACAGTGATCATCCAATCAGCGAAATTTATTTCGCAAAGGACCCAGTGCCGATTTTCCATGCACCAGTGGAAGTAGACCTCGTTGCAATCACCCCAAGGCTTCTTGTACTTTTTGGCATCTCCTTTCAGGAAATCAAGAATGTCCGAGTCCCATTGGTAAGTCCTGCCATTTTTCTTGAATTCCTCGTATCTGGCaggaatatattgtgcaaatgatAAATCAAGTACGGTGGCTTTCACGGGGTACGTCTTCGGCAACTCAAAAAGACGTCTCCGTATAAGATAATTCGCAGCGTCGAGATGCTGCAAATAAATAGAGTAACGTTAAGGAAGAGTGGATTGttaaaatgagataaatgttCTAACAAACATAAGAGACTTACAGTTTCTGCCAACCATTCTTTTGCCACCTTCAACTTCAAGAACCAAACAGGGGTCCCATCACAACATTCCAACTTCCTCGGTCTGCTGTTATCAATCTCACCGAGTACCCATCGGTTAAAAGTTGTCAACATTTCTTGATCCAACACCTTTAAAGGAAGGATCGTAACTGGGTCCTTGAACTTTGGTTTCTTGGCTGTTGGAGTATAGTCCTCGTACCTTACTGGTCTCTGTCTAGTACGCTTACCTGTAAAGGAGCAATTAGTATCTAatctttttaaaacaaaaaaaaactcatGGATTAGTCGTACCTAAGACCGTCTGCACTGGCTGAGAAGGTGTGGCTTCTCCAACAGAAGGCTCGTAACATGAGGGGAGAATGTCGTACTCTACATCATCTGTTGGAGTGGGTGCATGAGTATGTGCAGGAGTAGGTGCAGGAGTAGGTATACTACCTAGTGTTGCCAGCTTCTCTAATATGACTTCTTGATTTTTAAGGACGATACCTAGAGTGGCCTTAACATCGTCCACTTCACCTGATAGTCTGGCTATCTCACCCAACACCTCCTCATAAGccccaggagcaggagcaggagcagaagTAGGTTCTGTACTAGTATCTGGAGCAGACTCTGTCGGGGCATCCTCCACAAATATGCCAGCCTCAACGGCTATCTCAGCCACCGCAACAGCCTCTGCCTCAGGATCGTAAGGTCTTCCATCCTCTGGTGCAAGCTGGATCATATTCTGCAGCATCGCATACCTAGGAGCATCCCCCTCTGTCCTCTGATATACGGCATCAAAGAAGTCTCGCTCATTTGGTCGAGGccttaggatagaaatgcatgacaACTGTAATGGAAACACAACAATCAAATTAGAAATGACATAAGTTGATTAGTataattcaaaatttcttgaattatttaaatgttttatAACTTACATGTCTCCTCGCAAGTACATCCTTCAAATGCAAATGCTTCGGCTGGCCTATGCTCTCCCACTGTAGCATCCTAGGGAACTTGAATCCACAGGGCTTGGCGTGTTCCTTCTGTAAATCAAGAATCGTCTCGTACGCCCAATATTGCAAGGCTGGTGGATACCCCTTGCAAGTGTACTTTGCCTCCACCTTAAAACCCTTAGAAGACTCCGCCTCAATGATCTTCTTCGCCTTCTTACCTGGTATTGTACCACCAATCTCTTTCATATCTCTATTGAATTGTTTCACAGTTGTATCGAATGAAAGGGATCCCCATGGATACTTCTCAAAATAATCTAAATCCTCGACCATCGACAATGAATCTCGCCAAATAGCATTGTCGTTCTCAGCGCCCAATAGTATCCCCTCCACAAAGTAAACCAAACCGAGCTTGTACAAATCATCAGGTACATCGCACATACTAAAAGCTCGTTCCAAGATACTGAACCGAATGTCTTTTTCGGGTTCCACACTGAAATATGTATCAACTAGGCGGGAGGAAGTAATGTGAGGTTCAATGTCAACGGCAAGTGGTGGACAGGAGCAGCTCAGGCCGGTGATAATGGTGAACTCGTGCACCCCAAACTTACATAAGTTTGGGCCCATCAAGAAGTGCACCTCATCGCCACGCGGAGACTTGACCTTTCGCAAAAGTAGTGTGTGAACCAATGCCCCAGAGAACGAAAAGGGAGGGGCTGTGAAGAATGGTCCAAAAACAGACTCATTCACCCTCCCCAACAATCCATGCTCCTCAAatcttttcttcaattttgttaaCCTCCCGGAACCCCTATAGGTCATACGACCGACATAATGATCCTCCATAGGGATCTCAAGTGGTGGGATACGTTTGGGTGGCATCTgcaaaatatcaaaaaaaaaaaaagaattagttgaatttataaaaaataCTCAATCTTTTGTTCAGCATCGAAATGGgctcgatgtaccatcgaaatagcatcgatggagCATGGAATCAATGCCATATATGTTCAGCATCAAtatggcatcgatgtggcatcgataaaCCATCGTTTGCCATCGATTATGCATCGGTATCGACAtggcatcgatgtagcatcgatgcaccatcgatggcctttcgatggtacatcgatgcagCCTTTCGAGTCcacatcgatgctccatcgatgccATGTCGATGCTGATGCGAACATCCAATTGAGATGTTATTTTCGATGGTGTATCGATGGTGTATCGATGtcgaatcgatgccatatatgttcagcatcgatatggactcgatgtggcatcgatgtggcatcgattaTACTTCAGTATCGATTATGCATCGATTATGAAAGAATCGACATGGCATCGATACCATTGATGGAgaatcgatggagcatcgattaCTCACTGTATGtcatcgatggagcatcgatggAGAATCGATGTGGAATCGAAAGAACATCGACCCACAAAATTTTTGCAGAATTTGCAGAATGCACATAGAATCAAACCCATTTTAAGCtacattttttgcaaaataaagattaacaatcaaacccatttcatcgatttatacattacgattcaatttttttttaaaaaaaacacatgAAAACCGAATGTCTTACCTTACCGTGGCCGGAGATGGAGAAGACGGTGGCGACGGCGACTGTgggggagagagagagcttcGCCTGTGATGGTGAGAATGTGACccgagagaaaataatgagatagAAATGAGAGAGTTTGGCTGGGAAGAGGGAAGAATTTGGTTTGGCTGGGAAGAGGAAAGAGTTCGGTTTGGCTGGGAAGAGAGAAGGTGAGGGGTCCTGATGGGTATTTTTGTCCACAATTTTAAAATGGCATATATATGAGAGATTATTTTATGgtggcatttaaaaaaaattaagtatgttaTTACACATACTGTCTAAAATTTCcctatataaattacaataatatttaaaaataaattaataatagaataaaataaaaatagaaaaagttatAGTGTAGAGTGgtatatacatgcatcaactatttttagtttatattgtaactcgcaatgtcctttgatgaatttgatgaagaaaaaaagattcaatcatattaatattatacatggattttaaatttaagtttgctgctagtttttttttttttttaaaaagtttgtttctagttgatagtagattatattatgttatgtgtttaatatgatattattctaatatgtgaagtttaagtttaaattttatttaaattatagaacgtatgattttattatttttaaataattgtcattgtaaaatatctcaaaaatatcatattttaatttgtttaattatttatttattttgatttaagtttaaatcatgtttacaatctatcgttaaaaataagaatattctgttatatataaaaagattctgttaaagttaacgaaaaaaaataattaaaagtaagaatttatattatctacacacttattatatacaagagatatatataattaaataaaatatctttttttaataaaaattttattCTAAAATCttttaaatagttttttttaacaaataatttattaaaataattaaaattttatgagTATAAGTGTGCATTTAAGTAAACTAAAACTAGAAATAAAATGGTATATATTATTAATACTCtcactaaaaaataaaatatgatgaCTTTAACACATTTAATAATATTTTGGGTCATTTGTCTcattattaattgattttgaaataaaattcaataaatattaataggtGGTATTTGAATTACAATGTGTGAAATAACTTACATATGTGAGTGAGAGTCACAGTCATTGAgctagattttttttaaaaaaatagtattttaacttgtggattttaatttatttttggtaactataaatttttaaataatagaaagtAGTTACTACTTATTCATTCTGCTATTTGTTTAAATTTACAGTTtaataattaaatctttttttAGGGTATAAATAcattccattactatttcttgaCAACTATAAGTATCTCATCGTTATATGACGCTTAGACTACTACATGTCGATATTTGATGGGGCCacatcatttaaaatttataCAGTCATTTTCTGGTCTTCCACGTCACCTAAAATATGTCAAGTCACCTTTATTTTATGCCATGTCaccatttttaaaaaattattttaatattttttttaaaataaaatattatttaactaatacaaatataaataattaaactttttagTTATTAATAacacataaatataaaaaataattaaaaaatcaaatatctTCATCAACCATGACTTCTCCTCATCTTCTTCTACGTGACTTTgatgcttcttcttcttcttttcttgtaGGCTTGGGATATCGGTCAGGCCTCTAACATCTCGCAACTGGGACATTTGTGGCATCAAATGGAATCTCATATCTGAGAAGAAGTCCACATCTCAAATTGATGAATCTCAAATCTAAGGACAAACCCACATCTCAAAGAAATGAATCAAATAGAAGCTTACGACGGGTCTACGGCGGTGGCAAGGCTGAAGTTTTCAGATTTGGCTTGTTGGGTTTCACGCGACAGAGCTTTGATAGGGTGGGTGACAGAGCTTCAACGGAGGTGGGCGACAAATCTGATGAAGGAATAGACCTGGTTGACAGGTTTATGTTGAAAATGAGTTTCAATAATTTTGGGTATGTGTTGAACATGGGTTTGAATGGAAGGCCAATGAGTTTTTGAGCGAGTATGAGTTGGGAATAATAAGATTTTACTGTAACTTTGTtgttattaaaattataatatatacatatatttattttattcgaTCTGTTGTTGGATATAATGTTGAATTGAAGAACATCAATCTCCAGTCATTTGTGGAATTGGTAGAAAAGCTTGTAAATAGCTTCCGATCAGATTTGGGTTTGATCGGGGTATTGAGTTCAAAGTTTGCACCTGttttttatttgtatattttggaaTATAGTGTTTTTTTTATGGAAGAACATCAATATGAGTTTGATATTATGGACCACAAGTTTCATAAAGAGAAGAATTAGAAATCCATATGAGTTGGTTGCAGGTTTCCAATTAAATAACTCCATTTGTTGGGCATGCAATCTCTACCAACCAAGGAGAAATCTAATTTGGATAAATGCTGAACTTATTGACTGAGTATTCTTTAGTTTTATAACAGTATATTTCATTCAATTTTTTCAAATCAACCCAGTAATACTCTGTGATGTGAAAAAAGAAATGAAGTACATGAAGATGCTCAGGTATCACCCAtcggaaaaaagaagaaaatgaaataaaaaaaaattatacatttaaaTTTTAGTGAAGATGAAAAtgcttatttaaattttaaaaagtttaaGTTCAAGTGAACGACAATCTGAAAAAGTTTAGTCTAAAtgaagtttgaatttttttttttagtttaatttttgaATAAAGTGAATTTAAaaatgaatttcaaataatttttatttaattttataattgttaaatgattttcttttaattttaaattaagtgACATGGCAAATGATTTGGCAAAGTTTTGATGACATGTAAGATAGTTTGATGATTGGGCAAATTTTAATTGACGCGGCCCAATCAAATCTCGGCATTTGGTAGTCTAAGTGACATATAACGGTGAGGTACCTATAGTTGTACATAAGGTATTTACGCCATAAAAAAAGACTTAGGTATTAAACTACTAATTTTGAAGAACTTATGTATTTTCGTCACCAATTACTCGAGAATAAGCCGACAACGTAAAAAAGTGTAAATGTGGTTTTTTCaacctttcatttttttttaaataatcattttcaTAATTAAGCACCACCTCACCAAGACGAGATTGTGGACCAAATTACAGCCCCAACAagtgaaaaaattatattaaaattattagAATCTTTTAATTATGATGTGAATATTACAAAGAGCATGTTTGATTTGATGGAATACAAATTCTAATTCCTTTGTTTGCCCATGGAAAGTCTTTCCCTAGTAATCTTAATTCTATTATATGTGAGTTTTGTTTTTCTTACGGTGAACCTATACATAGAAGATTTCCGTTACCAAGACACAATAAATGGTAAGAGAAATGCTTGTTCTACCCTTTCTTTTTTaagtttttgatattttaaaatatataaataaaaaattaaagtaGAGACTTTTTTGGCAATACACTGTTTATTTCATTTTAATACCAAATCAAACAAAAGAAGTGATTATTATTCCAATATTCATTCCATAAATAAACCAAATATCATGATCAATTTCTATTACTATTCTTATTCATTCCATTACCAtttgggaaatttgactttttatatttaatagaGGGTTGTAATTCAAAAAAATACTAGGAATttttatcattacaaaataatgccaattcattttagcatacccaaaatacccctatcacAACTATCTCCTTTCTTCCCTCCTCTCTTccctcttctcttccttcttcttgtttcttcctcgctctctttcactcacctcacctcacaccgCCACTAAGAGCACCACGG contains the following coding sequences:
- the LOC133791515 gene encoding uncharacterized protein LOC133791515; the encoded protein is MAAKVARAANIFVDGPDDEDTSVPIAPTPSAPAPSVHPNPDQPNLREVLERLERVESRQDTILKNQVVIMDAINKILTFIQDLQVLNDSDSDSLDLPDDFVVHDIDYTDPTRRKARLDAIDDVPLVLDPLKKPLATQYRTVGKWFLGDIPNKTKRDVQTGVYGPSWFLTMKTPQFWIDDGHIDAAKHMLRRRQQFYPGAYRQDAIVVNIMFSQVVPARYDAYQNAKEADKRRFLWDSDVISMITGIDNQFLVSWKGVDTAKLSLSPTVAVATVFSISGHGKMPPKRIPPLEIPMEDHYVGRMTYRGSGRLTKLKKRFEEHGLLGRVNESVFGPFFTAPPFSFSGALVHTLLLRKVKSPRGDEVHFLMGPNLCKFGVHEFTIITGLSCSCPPLAVDIEPHITSSRLVDTYFSVEPEKDIRFSILERAFSMCDVPDDLYKLGLVYFVEGILLGAENDNAIWRDSLSMVEDLDYFEKYPWGSLSFDTTVKQFNRDMKEIGGTIPGKKAKKIIEAESSKGFKVEAKYTCKGYPPALQYWAYETILDLQKEHAKPCGFKFPRMLQWESIGQPKHLHLKDVLARRHLSCISILRPRPNERDFFDAVYQRTEGDAPRYAMLQNMIQLAPEDGRPYDPEAEAVAVAEIAVEAGIFVEDAPTESAPDTSTEPTSAPAPAPGAYEEVLGEIARLSGEVDDVKATLGIVLKNQEVILEKLATLGSIPTPAPTPAHTHAPTPTDDVEYDILPSCYEPSVGEATPSQPVQTVLGKRTRQRPVRYEDYTPTAKKPKFKDPVTILPLKVLDQEMLTTFNRWVLGEIDNSRPRKLECCDGTPVWFLKLKVAKEWLAETHLDAANYLIRRRLFELPKTYPVKATVLDLSFAQYIPARYEEFKKNGRTYQWDSDILDFLKGDAKKYKKPWGDCNEVYFHWCMENRHWVLCEINFADWMITVFDSDHSNFSHNKLSELMEPWTRMLPSLLNASGMFKGHPKLKIARPKITVPNFDWRRMSTDIVPQSRTSGDCGVFAIKHLEFILGDIPLSYAIEDNIQYFRDKLCIDIFYENVYP
- the LOC133791513 gene encoding uncharacterized protein LOC133791513, which encodes MLHVVQVDNLNVRPLPSRQESQGRRTTGSESSRPTTQDDGNRWSSPAYTAKDIPCPSYVIPTLSGVSCGVIEVGKVFENNLELKTKAHLYAMKQNFEFVVKKSVALDANNHLYPVAFGIVDSENHDSWKYFMSKLKEAIGEVEDLAFVSDRHASITHALETIFPDAYHGACYHHISMNVVAKFKTDHCHVLMYNAAYAFRKFEFHANFEKIKSKDPAIAQYLEGMGFDKWSRAYFPRNGYNIMTSNYAESFNNKTRDARSFPITTFVEFIRFTLQSWFCNRRETSEKTTTTLAPTYEKNLVDMAEKARFLIPYAIGRHEFHVLDGELNGEVDLLNKTCTCGVFQIIGIPCAHALSGSLKRGVNFYSLCSDYYKIEKWRSSYIESIYPTSNEEEWIVPHDIMTITVRTPAQKNPVGRPKKKQGRPKTKRHPSNGDKLVVPRKCSTCGGLGHNRATCKVRV